The following coding sequences are from one Ornithorhynchus anatinus isolate Pmale09 chromosome 11, mOrnAna1.pri.v4, whole genome shotgun sequence window:
- the CD79B gene encoding B-cell antigen receptor complex-associated protein beta chain yields MMPGLWESLLPVRQLCILLLLTGDLGLGAAATPGIPGSPCVGLSQSPRFVARKRGSTFQVACYSASSLGVNVSWYRQRERELEPQALWPDGTRMETVKNGSGFLLTVRKIQFEDNGVYYCRLDGASDTGDVLWGCGTELRVMGYSTIAELRRRNTLKDAIIMVQTLLIILFVSVPVFLLLDKDDSKTSLEDDHTYEGLDIDHTATYEDIVTLRTGEVKWTVGEHPGQE; encoded by the exons ATGATGCCTGGGCTGTGGGAGAGCCTGCTTCCTGTCAGGCAGCTCTGTATCCTGCTTCTGCTcacag GtgatctgggcctgggagccgccGCTACCCCAGGGATACCAG GGAGCCCGTGTGTTGGCCTGAGTCAGAGCCCCAGGTTCGTGGCCAGGAAGCGGGGCTCCACATTCCAAGTGGCCTGCTACTCTGCCTCGTCCTTGGGGGTCAACGTGAGCTGGTACCGGCAGCGGGAGCGGGAGCTGGAGCCCCAGGCCCTGTGGCCGGATGGGACGCGGATGGAAACGGTGAAGAACGGCTCGGGGTTCCTGCTCACCGTCCGCAAGATCCAGTTTGAGGACAATGGCGTGTACTACTGCCGTCTGGACGGTGCCAGCGACACTGGGGATGTCTTGTGGGGCTGCGGGACAGAGCTCAGGGTCATGG gGTACAGCACCATTGCTGAGCTGCGCAGGCGCAACACGCTCAAGGATGCCATCATCATGGTCCAGACCCTGCTCATCATCCTATTTGTCAGCGTCCCGGTCTTCCTGTTGCTGGATAAg GATGACAGCAAGACCAGCCTGGAGGATGATCACACCTATGAG GGGCTGGACATTGATCACACCGCCACTTATGAGGACATTGTGACGCTGCGCACGGGCGAAGTCAAGTGGACAGTGGGAGAGCATCCTGGTCAGGAGTGA
- the GH1 gene encoding LOW QUALITY PROTEIN: somatotropin (The sequence of the model RefSeq protein was modified relative to this genomic sequence to represent the inferred CDS: deleted 1 base in 1 codon): MADMGPRTAILAVALLLLGLQWPREAAAFPPMPLSSLFANAVLRAQHLHQLAADTYKEFERAYIPESQRHAAQSSQAAAFCFSETIPAPTGKDEAQQRSDVELLRFSLLLIQSWLSPVQFLSRVFTNSLAFGTSDRVYEKLRDLEEGVQALMRELEDGSPRGGPVLRPTYDKFDTNLRSEDALVKNYGLLSCFKKDLHKAETYLRVMKCRRFVESGCAL; the protein is encoded by the exons ATGGCCGACATGGGGCCAAGAACTG CGATCTTGGCTGTGGCATTACTGCTGCTGGGCCTGCAATGGCCTCGGGAAGCAGCCGCGTTCCCCCCCATGCCTCTGTCCAGCCTGTTCGCCAATGCCGTCCTGCGGGCTCAGCACCTCCACCAGCTGGCTGCTGACACCTACAAGGAGTTT GAGCGGGCGTACATCCCCGAGAGCCAGAGACATGCTGCTCAGAGCTCCCAGGCAGCCGCCTTCTGCTTCTCCGAGACCATCCCAGCCCCCACCGGCAAGGACGAAGCCCAGCAGAGATCC GACGTGGAACTGCTCCGCTTCTCGCTGCTGCTCATCCAGTCGTGGCTCAGTCCCGTGCAGTTCCTCAGCCGCGTCTTCACCAACAGCCTGGCCTTCGGCACCTCCGACCGCGTCTACGAGAAGCTGCGTGACCTGGAGGAGGGCGTCCAGGCCCTGATGCGG GAACTGGAGGACGGTAGCCCCCGGGGGGGGCCT GTTCTGCGGCCCACCTATGACAAGTTTGACACCAACCTGCGCAGCGAGGATGCCCTGGTCAAGAACTATGGGCTCCTGTCCTGCTTCAAGAAGGACCTGCACAAGGCTGAGACCTACCTACGTGTCATGAAGTGCCGGCGCTTCGTGGAGAGCGGCTGCGCTCTCTGA
- the RDM1 gene encoding RAD52 motif-containing protein 1 isoform X2: MAELLRFVVPAGGGKTLLVWGLSPGPSADALQFGLLYSVRVSAHASGAAPGFHAVVSFYSARDARRAREACHRRTLFQKSPVKVCTGTRHWGFERRDLVLSSSKCRDLANYYLGFNGWSQRVLTLQNLSGFDEQENSAAELPCSGQRVRYLCVVEVVLPGYACQSRGVGIAEEHVSHRAELLGKVKETQKLAVQKALSNAFQKLQLVVLESGKVVVECRSSGDSEMEEGVEGLLQVRDVSGEDEGLSDCSVGAE, from the exons ATGGCCGAGCTGCTGCGCTTCGTGGTGCCCGCGGGCGGCGGCAAGACGCTGCTGGTGTGGGGGCTGAGCCCGGGCCCCTCGGCCGACGCCCTgcag TTCGGCCTCCTCTACTCCGTGCGGGTGTCGGCCCACGCGTCCGGAGCCGCCCCGGGCTTCCACGCCGTCGTCAGTTTCTACTCGGCCCGCGACGCCCGCAGGGCCCGGGAGGCCTGTCACCGCCGGACCCTCTTCCAGAAATCTCCGGTGAAG GTTTGCACGGGCACCAGGCACTGGGGCTTTGAGCGGCGAGACCTCGTCTTGAGTAGCTCCAAGTGCCGGGACTTGGCCAACTACTACCTGGGCTTCAATGGATGGTCACAGCGTGTCCTCACG CTACAGAACCTCTCCGGCTTTGACGAGCAAGAGAACTCGGCCGCCGAGCTGCCGTGTTCCGGACAGAGAGTGCGGTATCTCTGCGTGGTGGAGGTGGTCCTCCCCGGCTACGCGTGTCAGAGCCGTGGGGTGGGCATAGCCGAAGAGCACGTCTCCCACAGGGCCG AGCTTCTCGGAAAGGTGAAGGAAACTCAGAAGCTGGCTGTTCAGAAAGCCTTGTCGAATGCATTTCAAAAGCTGCAGCTTGTGGTTTTAG AGAGTGGCAAAGTAGTCGTGGAGTGCAGATCTTCTGGGGActcagagatggaggaaggggtggagggctTGCTCCAG
- the RDM1 gene encoding RAD52 motif-containing protein 1 isoform X1 — protein sequence MAELLRFVVPAGGGKTLLVWGLSPGPSADALQRALFSVFSQFGLLYSVRVSAHASGAAPGFHAVVSFYSARDARRAREACHRRTLFQKSPVKVCTGTRHWGFERRDLVLSSSKCRDLANYYLGFNGWSQRVLTLQNLSGFDEQENSAAELPCSGQRVRYLCVVEVVLPGYACQSRGVGIAEEHVSHRAELLGKVKETQKLAVQKALSNAFQKLQLVVLESGKVVVECRSSGDSEMEEGVEGLLQVRDVSGEDEGLSDCSVGAE from the exons ATGGCCGAGCTGCTGCGCTTCGTGGTGCCCGCGGGCGGCGGCAAGACGCTGCTGGTGTGGGGGCTGAGCCCGGGCCCCTCGGCCGACGCCCTgcag cGCGCCTTGTTCTCCGTCTTCTCCCAGTTCGGCCTCCTCTACTCCGTGCGGGTGTCGGCCCACGCGTCCGGAGCCGCCCCGGGCTTCCACGCCGTCGTCAGTTTCTACTCGGCCCGCGACGCCCGCAGGGCCCGGGAGGCCTGTCACCGCCGGACCCTCTTCCAGAAATCTCCGGTGAAG GTTTGCACGGGCACCAGGCACTGGGGCTTTGAGCGGCGAGACCTCGTCTTGAGTAGCTCCAAGTGCCGGGACTTGGCCAACTACTACCTGGGCTTCAATGGATGGTCACAGCGTGTCCTCACG CTACAGAACCTCTCCGGCTTTGACGAGCAAGAGAACTCGGCCGCCGAGCTGCCGTGTTCCGGACAGAGAGTGCGGTATCTCTGCGTGGTGGAGGTGGTCCTCCCCGGCTACGCGTGTCAGAGCCGTGGGGTGGGCATAGCCGAAGAGCACGTCTCCCACAGGGCCG AGCTTCTCGGAAAGGTGAAGGAAACTCAGAAGCTGGCTGTTCAGAAAGCCTTGTCGAATGCATTTCAAAAGCTGCAGCTTGTGGTTTTAG AGAGTGGCAAAGTAGTCGTGGAGTGCAGATCTTCTGGGGActcagagatggaggaaggggtggagggctTGCTCCAG
- the RDM1 gene encoding RAD52 motif-containing protein 1 isoform X3, with protein sequence MAELLRFVVPAGGGKTLLVWGLSPGPSADALQRALFSVFSQFGLLYSVRVSAHASGAAPGFHAVVSFYSARDARRAREACHRRTLFQKSPVKVCTGTRHWGFERRDLVLSSSKCRDLANYYLGFNGWSQRVLTLQNLSGFDEQENSAAELPCSGQRVRYLCVVEVVLPGYACQSRGVGIAEEHVSHRAESGKVVVECRSSGDSEMEEGVEGLLQVRDVSGEDEGLSDCSVGAE encoded by the exons ATGGCCGAGCTGCTGCGCTTCGTGGTGCCCGCGGGCGGCGGCAAGACGCTGCTGGTGTGGGGGCTGAGCCCGGGCCCCTCGGCCGACGCCCTgcag cGCGCCTTGTTCTCCGTCTTCTCCCAGTTCGGCCTCCTCTACTCCGTGCGGGTGTCGGCCCACGCGTCCGGAGCCGCCCCGGGCTTCCACGCCGTCGTCAGTTTCTACTCGGCCCGCGACGCCCGCAGGGCCCGGGAGGCCTGTCACCGCCGGACCCTCTTCCAGAAATCTCCGGTGAAG GTTTGCACGGGCACCAGGCACTGGGGCTTTGAGCGGCGAGACCTCGTCTTGAGTAGCTCCAAGTGCCGGGACTTGGCCAACTACTACCTGGGCTTCAATGGATGGTCACAGCGTGTCCTCACG CTACAGAACCTCTCCGGCTTTGACGAGCAAGAGAACTCGGCCGCCGAGCTGCCGTGTTCCGGACAGAGAGTGCGGTATCTCTGCGTGGTGGAGGTGGTCCTCCCCGGCTACGCGTGTCAGAGCCGTGGGGTGGGCATAGCCGAAGAGCACGTCTCCCACAGGGCCG AGAGTGGCAAAGTAGTCGTGGAGTGCAGATCTTCTGGGGActcagagatggaggaaggggtggagggctTGCTCCAG